One Anas platyrhynchos isolate ZD024472 breed Pekin duck chromosome 10, IASCAAS_PekinDuck_T2T, whole genome shotgun sequence genomic window carries:
- the VBP1 gene encoding prefoldin subunit 3 isoform X5, whose translation MAAAGGEAAAGGARRGPLGIPEAVFVEDVDSFMKQPGNETADVVLKKLDEQYQKYKFLELNLAQKKRRLKSQIPEIKQTLEILKHMQKKKESTNPMETRFLLADNLYCKASVPPTDKVCLWLGANVMLEYDIDEAQALLEKNLSTATRNLDSLEEDLDFLRDQFTTTEVNMARVYNWDVKRRNKEDPSKNKA comes from the exons atggcggcggccggcggcgaggcggcggcggggggcgcgcGGCGCGGGCCCCTCGGCATCCCCGAGGCCGTGTTCGTG GAAGATGTAGATTCTTTTATGAAGCAGCCTGGAAACGAGACAGCAGACGTAGTTCTTAAGAAGTTGGATGAGCAGTATCAGAAGTATAAATTTTTGGAACTTAATCTTGctcaaaagaaaaggag GCTAAAAAGTCAGATTCCTGAAATTAAACAGACATtagaaattttaaaacacatgcagaagaaaaag GAATCCACAAATCCAATGGAAACCAGATTTTTATTGGCAGATAATCTCTACTGCAAAGCTTCAGTTCCTCCTACAGATAAAGTTTGTTTGTGGTTGGGG gcCAATGTGATGCTTGAATACGATATTGATGAAGCTCAGGCTTTGTTAGAGAAGAATTTGTCAACAGCCACAAGAAACCTTGATTCTCTAGAGGAAGACCTGGATTTTCTTAGGGATCAGTTCACCACTACAGAAGTCA ATATGGCTAGAGTTTATAATTGGGACgtaaagagaagaaacaaggaAGATCCTTCCAAAAACAAAGCATAG
- the VBP1 gene encoding prefoldin subunit 3 isoform X4, translating to MKQPGNETADVVLKKLDEQYQKYKFLELNLAQKKRRLKSQIPEIKQTLEILKHMQKKKESTNPMETRFLLADNLYCKASVPPTDKVCLWLGANVMLEYDIDEAQALLEKNLSTATRNLDSLEEDLDFLRDQFTTTEVNMARVYNWDVKRRNKEDPSKNKA from the exons ATGAAGCAGCCTGGAAACGAGACAGCAGACGTAGTTCTTAAGAAGTTGGATGAGCAGTATCAGAAGTATAAATTTTTGGAACTTAATCTTGctcaaaagaaaaggag GCTAAAAAGTCAGATTCCTGAAATTAAACAGACATtagaaattttaaaacacatgcagaagaaaaag GAATCCACAAATCCAATGGAAACCAGATTTTTATTGGCAGATAATCTCTACTGCAAAGCTTCAGTTCCTCCTACAGATAAAGTTTGTTTGTGGTTGGGG gcCAATGTGATGCTTGAATACGATATTGATGAAGCTCAGGCTTTGTTAGAGAAGAATTTGTCAACAGCCACAAGAAACCTTGATTCTCTAGAGGAAGACCTGGATTTTCTTAGGGATCAGTTCACCACTACAGAAGTCA ATATGGCTAGAGTTTATAATTGGGACgtaaagagaagaaacaaggaAGATCCTTCCAAAAACAAAGCATAG